TTaggattttctaattttatttaaatgagttcACATCAAACCCAATAATCTAGTCTAACATATAATAAAGTAAGAGAAAGGCAAAGCAAAATCAAAGTGACACAGGTTGCTGACAACAATTTCTAAAACGTAAAATTTAAATCCAAACTTAACACTATTTAAGGTCTTAACACAGCCAGATTTTAGAGGGTAGACAACTATTAAGACATGTAAAATACCAATCCCCAATCAGATAGCTATTAGTAAAGACAAATTCtttaaggtatattaaaatattctagaaagaAGAGCTAAGGTTactaaaaatacaaaagcaactaCAGAATTTTGCAGATCAGCCTTGGGGTGATGCTGCTTCCGTTGTGACCTCTGTTTCTTCTTGTGACTCAGGCTGAGCAGAGGGTTCTGAGCCTAAGGGAGAGCTTTCTTCTAGTTCTGCGCTCTCCTTGGAGATCGGGTCCTCAGTAGTGGTACCTTCAGCCTCCTTGCTGGCATCAGCCTCCTCCTTGCTGGTATCAGCCCCTTCGTTGCAAACATCAGCCTGGTCTGGCGCTGCACTCTCCACCTCCGGAGTGGATTCAGGGACACCCTCGGTGGTCTCCACCGGGGAAACTTCGGTGATCTTCAGCTCAGGCTCTGAGGATTCGGATGTCTCCACCAGAGCAACTTCGGATGTCTCCACCAGAGCAACTTCGGATGTCTCCACCAGAGTAACTTCGGATGTCTCCACCAGAGCAACTTCGGCAGGGACCTCAGAGGCCTGAGACTCTTCTGGAGGCACAGCTGCAGCCTCTGGGACTTCCTCAGCATCTACCGATTCAGCTTCCTTTACCGAAATGTCTCCAGTCTCTGAACATGCTTCCTCCGCTTCTGCCACATGCTCCTTATCGCCTTTAAGATTTGGTTCATTAAGCATAGTGTTAATTGGGAGAGCATGGGAGTAAAGTGGGATACtacaattcattttattttgtgggaAGGGAAACTTTTTGAGACAACACTTACTACAGACTAGATTAGCCATGAATCTGCTACATGATCtgagatgatcttgaactcccgATGCACCCCCCACCCGCTCCATTTCCCAAGTGTTGTGATTACCTTTaccctcctgagccatcttgctggctctaaTACAGTTTGCTAGTGTCATGACAAAGAAATTAAAGCTGAATGCCCTGCCCGGTGGTTCCAGCGtcccagaggtggaggcaggtagaTTTTTATGAGTTCAGAgttcagcctggcctacatgctGTGAGatagcctcaaaaacaaaacaaaacaaaacaaaacaaaaaagcaaaccaagccaaaccaactaaccaaacaaacaaaccaaaaatctcCTAAACCAactcaaacccaaacaaaccaatccccacaaaaaacaaaataaacaaacaaacaaaaaacccgaaAATCAAAACCTGACTCCTGAGCTGCTAATATCCTTCTTCCTAAATAATGATCACAGTATTTGATAATGACTTTGTAATTGAGATAGAAAAAAGGTATCAATTTAAAGTAATtggcttggggctggagagaggtctCAGtcgtaagagcactggctactcctatagaggaccagggtttggtacCAGttcccacacggtggctcacaaccaactgtaattcTGTTCCAGGGGAGCCagttctcttctgacttcttatGTGTAGCGTAGGGGAGCCGGGGGAAGACTAGGTACacatgtaatatacaaatctgtgtgtaggcaaaacactcacacacatataataaatctttaagaagttaaagtgccgggcggtggtggcgcacgcctttaatcccagcacttgggaggcagaggcaggcggatttctgagttcgaggccagcctggtctacagagtgagttccaggacagccaggacacagagaaaccctgtctcgaaacaaacaaacaaacaaacaaacaaacaaactgtaagGTTCTGTTCTCACAGTAGACTCAGTACACACCACTGTGAAGTAACTTTGAGAAGGATCCAGTGCTtatcaaaactgaaaagaattagcttataattaaaacaataatgagGGAAATGAGAGTCCACACTGCTGAGAGAGACAGATTCTAAAATGATGTTTGCATGAATGGATGTCTGAGTAGTAGCAATCATATCACCATACAAAGAATTAAAACTGCTTATCAGCAGGACACACAGAAATCTCCTTCATTTATCAGATGCACTCATCCAAAATGAGCGGCTTTCCCTGAAGTGAAAATCCACAACGATAATAGGGGaaagtattttaaagatgaaCTGTTTAAGATGGCTGCATTATGTGGTGAAGGTAACcatggtattttttaaaattttgtctaatttttatgtatgtgagtacaccatcaCAGTCCtcagggcatcggatcccattacagatggttgtgagctaccatgtggttgctagaaattgaacttggaacctctggaaaaacagacagtcctcttaaccactgagccatctgtccagcccccgAAGGTAACCATGTTTAAACTTGTTTTCCTAACATCTCTTTGCCATCTAGCAAATTCCCTGGAACAATGTGGGTTACTGCAACTTTCCTTCTCAAGTGAATGCCACACATAGCCAATCTTGATTAAGATACTAAAGaggtgaaaggaaggaaggaaggaaggaaggaaggaaggaaggaaggaaggaatcccGGCGAGCCAAGTGTGGCAGTCCATGTCTGTAATCCATCACACACGCGGTGGAGGCAGGATGACCACACATTTAGGGTCATCTTGCCTTGGAGTCATGGGACCTTGTCtctaataactaaataaaataagaaagttacTTTACCTGGAACTGGTTGTAACTCTGCCTTTGTTTGTTCTTTCGGTTTGGTTGCATGTTCTGTATGTCTGACTTGCTTTGATGTGAAAGCCTTGTAAGTCTGAAAGAAAATGTGCGCTTAGCTTTATTTCTCTCTAAGATTTATCTCATAAATCTCTATGAGATTCTTAGAATTCAAAgaacagtggtggtgcacacctttattcccagcagactgggggcagaggcaggcagatatgtgttctgtgagttaaaggacagccttgtctacagaggaagttccaggacagccagggctacacagaaacattCTGCctcaaaagaaggaggagaaagaggaggggaggaggaggaaggggaagaggaggaggaagaagaggaagaagatgaagaagaggaggaggaggaggaagaggaagaggaagaaaggctcaAAAGAAGCATAAAGAGCAATTTCAGTGCAGCACAGAAGAGaaattataatacataatactTAATCACTTGATCCAACTCCCCTTTTGGAGATAGAACCCTTTCTCCATAAgggccttggctgacctggaacttggaatgccgaccagactggctttgaactcagagtaCAGGCATGAGCTAGGAAGCAAGGCACATGAGTTATTTAACAGGTCTTTAAGCACTTACGTAATATCCACCAGCACTGACTGTCACACCTACAACCAGGTAATAGATCATATTGGAGCCAGATGTCCCAGGGAATTTGCTGGATGACATTCGGCGAAGAGATGCTAGGAAAACAAGTTTAAACACAGTTACTTTTGCCACATAATACAGGCACCCTAAATAGTTACATCTTTTAAGTAGTTTCTCCGACGTCGGAGATGTTCACTTCTGGGAAGGCAGTGTtgaaggcgggggtgggggtggggggggtgcgggggtgggtgggggtgggtgggggtgatCTTATCCAACAGCCTCTCGTCGGATTTGAGGGACCCTGGTGAAGCCTGCCATCTTGATGTTGGTAAGGGCAGATGTGGgtgaagacaaacagaagaagcTCAACACCCAAGTGAGATGCAAAAGAAACACATCCTTCATACACGTCCAACAATTACTTCATCAGAAATAAACACTTCTCCTTTTTTTCGTTCTTTTTTCAGCTGCccatttgagaaaaaaaaggtAAGGATTGTTTTAAACATGAATTAAGTGCCCTTATACCTAAGGATAAAATTTGCACTTGAGGATGGGGAGAGCGCATGCTGGGAGAGCGCATGCTCAGAACGCGCTAGCCCGGAGCTCTTGCCGCTTAGCTGAGTCCAGTCACACTCCTGTCCCTTCTCTTGTCTCAGCCCTCCTGCATCCTCCTCGTGGATGACAGCCATTCGGCTGGTTTGTGGTGAGACTTTTGTTGGCTTAAACACACATCTGTGATCTGGGGGTGtgcattttctagttccagctgCTTAGGAGGCTGCAGAAGGGGAACGGGTGGAATCTGCCTGGATCACAGAATGAAGTCTCACGTCTAAGAATTTATTTagcatgtatgtagaggtcagaagacaacttgtgggagctaATTTTCCTCTCCCACTATGTGGTCCTGGAGATAAAACCTGGGGGTCATCAGGTTTGATGTTGGGCACCAGTACCTGCTGAACCAACTTACTGaccttaaaacaaacaaccccacccaaaccccaccctaCTTACAGTAGAGAGTGTCTGCTATGCAGGAGGCCTGAGTTCCCTCCCCAacaccaaaacaaagaaataaatacaaaaaaagaccCACCTCACAACCTTTTGACACATGTGTATAACTATAGGTTTCTTATTTgatccaggattttttttttttaatactaggAGTTAAATCCAaggttcctaactgctgagcaaGCTACACCCCATACACTCCAGAAAGATCGAATTAAATAGGAGGAGATAAAGAAAATTATCAATGATACAAGTAGACTTAAATACAACTTCAGTTGAGTTATTTAAGATAGCAATAAGAGAAATATCCAATAGGAATTTATCAAACGTATTTTAGCAGGTTTATACAATGTGAACAATGTGAAGACTAGgatttactttgtttgtttgtttcttgagacagggtttctttgtgtccctagctggagaaaaaaaaatctcttttggatttatttgttttataatttcatgtgtatgactgctttgcctgcatgtatgaatgtgtaacGCATGCATGTCTGGTGTCCTTGAAGGTCAGAGACCGGCTTCAGGTTCTcgagtactggagttacagactgttttAAGCCatcttgtgggtactgggaattgaaccctgatcttctgcaagagcaaacagtgctctaaactgctctCCAGAGTATGATTAAATGCAACCACATATTATGTGAAAATACATAGCAGTTCATCCTATAACAGAGGATCTCAGATGTATGGGCTCAAGGTATGTAAGAAAAATGtgcttgagaaagaaagaaaaagacctaCAGCTGTTGAATTGCTGGTGCATATCTGTGATTCCAagacttgggagactgaggcagggggatataAGTGTTTCAGACCAGCTGGACAGCTAGACCttgtttctataaggcaaaaccaacaacaacaaaatctctaAAACCAAGTAGGCTAACCAAAAATAACGGTACTTACTGAATAGGAAGATTGTAAGTCATTTAGATGttatattttgtctttctgaTATTTCTACAATGAACTATTATAAATCTAAATTATTCattaaaaagttacattttaatAACCAGAAAAGTTACATTTTACAGTAAAAAGGACAAAACTTAATGATAGCTAAAACATGTCTTTCAAAAAAATAACcactgaaataaatttattttttactaaggTAGGAAGTACCAATAATACATCAATTAATGCCCACAAAGGAAGACAAATTTAAGATTTCAGTCAATGTCAGACTGGTGGCCcaggtttttaatcccagcaattgagaGGCAGAGTTAAGaggatgtctgagtttgaggccagtctagtctacagagtgagttctggacagctagggctacacagaaaaaccctgtctcaaaaattattaGTAGAAATTATTCATTAGAAGTAGGCTTGCCTATGGAGCCTTAGATGGACCTTAGACTCAATCCCTAGTACCACAAAAAATTAGATGAAAATTAGAATAAGGTCAGTGTCCTTGCATCCAGGACTGCTAACTGCATATTTATGTTAACACTATCTTTATTTCGATCTAATGGAAGGAATGGGAGTCAGGGGATGTAAAAAAGTATGATACAGATGCATGACTCAAGGGAGTACAGGGGTCTGCAGCCAAGTATCAAGACCTAATCCAGTCTCTGGTACCCACTgcctcctgcaagctgtcctctgagcacATGAAGGCTCTGACGGGTGCGTGCCTATGCCCGTGCCtgtgggaaagggggagggggagtaagggagggaaagagggaaggaggagggaggaagatgagagagagagagagagagagagagagagagagagagagagagagagagacttctgtGGAGGATGACTTCTGAGTCAGTCTCACCTTTTCTTCATCTGAATACCAGAACAGTCCCCATTATAGTCAATTTAAAGTAAATAGCTTCTCCTCACCTCTGCAAGTTGCTCTCTTTATGAGgtatacatacagagagaggggaaggcatCTTAATACTTGTGGGGAGACTTCTTTCAAGCAGCATTTAAAAGAATAGGTGAATAGATCTCCTTCCTGAGATCATCCACCACCAACACAGGCCTAATCAAAGCAGGGTAGACAAGtgtccaaaccaaaccaaaacaccctCTGGCTCATGGATTTCCACAGgcacttttctgtctttctcgACCAAATCCTTCCTTTGAACGTTGCCTCAGATGCCTCAAGAAGTGGGGCAAAGTACAGCAAGAATTAACTTTCTAGTGTTCAAGAGCTGTGCCTCAGtgagtgatggacagtgaaggtGGGTGGCGAGGGTCCTGCAAACCGGCCCAGAACCGCGACACCTGTTAAGCTCCTATATTCCAGGATGCTTTTTTAGAAAATTTCCAAGAGTGCCTCATTTCCTCACGCATTCCCTAATCCGAAGCTAATGGAGTTGTAAGCTTGTCAGCAACATCAGAAGAGTGCCCGGAGGCCGCCCCACTTCGAAGGGATGATCAGGGCCAAAAGAAGCCAGGGTTTAGCACCACCAGTGTTCAGTGAAACCACCCTGCTCCTGGAGCCCACCTGCGAACGTGAACACCCCACGTCCACCTACCCATCCTTTCCTTTACCTCTTTGGAGAAACTAGTGGTTCATTGAATAGTCAACCATGGGACTCTAGGTGTGAGCCAGACCCTCTTCGAAGTGGTCTTTTTCACTCCAGATCTATTGATTATGACCCACAGCCACTGTAGTCCTCacttaaaaaaatgaaggaaCATTACTTGCCAGAGATCAGGACTTCAAGAAGACTCAGGAAGTCTAATTAGGATTCAGAGGCCATCCTGGAAAAGGTCCTTATTTCCAAAGTTTCCAAAAACTTCGGAGAGCTTGCCCGAGACCCTCCCTCACTGTTCCTTCACTGGCCCAGGGTTCTGCAGCTAGGTGCTGGTGGGTTCGGGGCGCTGGTCCCCAACCTGGATCCATGGAGAAGTGTGGGGCACTCACCGTCCTTCCCTAGCGGCGCTGGACCGGGGGGCGCCCTCCGGGGCAGCGCCAGAGTCTTGGACACAGCCCTGCGGAGATACATCGCCGGATGCGCTGAGAAGCAGCAGCGGAGCAAGCAACCCAGGCTCAGAGGGAGGAGCCTCGGGAGCGCCCCGCCCCGGGTGGGACTCCAGATCCCGTGCATCCCGGCCCCCCAGGGGACGAGGGAAGGAGATCCAGTTAGTCGAGTTAGTCGTTAGCACCTTGGTCCCCTTACCCAGCTCTAGTAGTGTTTTATTCCCGTGTCCCCGAGCAGCCGCTTAATGGCCGCGTatcagaagaggagagggagcttAGAAGTCGTTGTTACGTGCCTGACCCGCTCTGTCCCATGGAGTGTATCTCCAGAGCACGCAGGACACGTTTTGAGAAGTGCGCCTGATTCAGGATTAATTCTGCGCAGACAGAATTTATTCTCCAGGTGGAAGACCATTTTATCCTACACACTGTGTTAGCATTCCTAGGAAAAggtagcggggggggggggggggaacctaaCAGGCGACTTTACAGGCTTATGATTAAAGGAAGGGTAAGGTTTCCCCCTGGCGATggctgagttctaagccagccactATGTCCGGGACTTTAAATACAGGGTAAAGTGCTTACCTAGTATGGGTTCAAAACCCAACAGTGCATAAAACCAGACGTGGTGCCGCAAGAggttattcccagcactcaggagagagggagggaggcaggaggctcaggagttCGAGATCTTTGCCAACATAGCATGTTTGAGGACACCGTAGGCTACAtcgaccctgcctcaaaaatgaatgaatgaatgaatgaatgaatgagccaCTGAGGGCAttaggcaaaaacaaaaacaaaaaaacaaacaaacaaaaaaacccaatccACTAACAGGACAATTAAGTAAAGGGTCTTCTGGAGGAGTAGTAAGCGCTC
Above is a genomic segment from Arvicanthis niloticus isolate mArvNil1 chromosome 4, mArvNil1.pat.X, whole genome shotgun sequence containing:
- the Mgarp gene encoding protein MGARP, which encodes MHGIWSPTRGGALPRLLPLSLGCLLRCCFSAHPAMYLRRAVSKTLALPRRAPPGPAPLGKDASLRRMSSSKFPGTSGSNMIYYLVVGVTVSAGGYYTYKAFTSKQVRHTEHATKPKEQTKAELQPVPGDKEHVAEAEEACSETGDISVKEAESVDAEEVPEAAAVPPEESQASEVPAEVALVETSEVTLVETSEVALVETSEVALVETSESSEPELKITEVSPVETTEGVPESTPEVESAAPDQADVCNEGADTSKEEADASKEAEGTTTEDPISKESAELEESSPLGSEPSAQPESQEETEVTTEAASPQG